The genomic window TCTTGATGACTTCAGTCCCGCCATCCGGCTCGACAGCCAGCAGAGCGAGGTCATTGGTGCCGGTTATGATGAGGTTCAGAGTCTGTGTTGTGGTATTCAGCCCGCTTCTGGCAACAACCGTGAATTCGAGTAATATGCGCTCCCCCGCATCAAGTGCATTGACCAAGTCTTCATTGGCATCAAAAATCCATTCGCCATAATAATCGGGGTCAGAAAGGGTGCTGCCATCATTCAGCCACAGGGTGCCGTAAGCGGTTGCGATTTTATGACTATAAATTGCTTTCAACGCGGTGGGATCGCTCCCGGCGGGGCGTACCGCCGGCGAAGATGAATAACTCACGCTGTAGCTGACCGCATCACCCTCAGGATCGGTCGCCCCGAAATTCCCCGAAGGTGGAGGGTCGTTGAAGTCGTCATCAACCAGCGTATCGTTGATGAACACGGGGTCAAGCGTCATGACAGGGTTGTCATCCGCACCGGTGAAATTGAACTTCAGGACCTGTCTGATAACACCTCCGCCGCTTGCGGCTGCCACCGAGAAATCCAGCGAGATGAAATCTCCCGCATCAAGCCTGTTGACCGCATCATCATTGACGATGAATTCCCAATCTCCGTGGCCACTTGCGGCACCGTCCCCCCTATGGAACCACAAGACGCCATAATCGGTTGTGATCTTATCGGTAAACCGGCCCCTTCTGACGGTATCGGCATCATCGGGAAGGACCGCTTCCTGAGTTGCCGTGCCATTCTCCAAGGTCACGGTATAAGTGATGTCCGTGTCGTTATTGTCACTGTCGGTGGCCGTGAACGACCCCGTTGGGTTAGGGAAATCATCGTTAGCCGAAGTATCAAAATCCTCTTTGAGGACGATCTCCTTCGAGGTGAATGAAAAACTTCCGGTTCTGTAGGTGTTGTCCGGATTTTGCTCAAACGTTTTCCCGTCTTGGGCGCGGGTGGTATTCAAGAGTTCAAAGTTCGGGTCATTTGACCCGCCGGTTTGCCTGACGGTATAGAGGAATGTTTTCGTCCCCGGGGTAAATGCTATACTTATATTTTCAGGATCTCCTGCCAGCAATTTCCACTCGCCTTGCGGTTGTTTGTATGCCCAGATATCATAAGAATCTTCATTTCCATTCGCGGGCAAGCCATTGATCTCACCGCTGAAGTGAACCGCACCGCCGGCAGATTCATCCCGCAGCAGGGTGAAGGTTATCTCCCCTGTCCCCACTACCCCGGGACGATTTCCTTCACTCTGAGGCCCCTGACCGGCCAGGGTGCTCAGATCGACATTTGAGATAAACCGGTGTGTGGGCGAGCCGGGGGATTTTGTCATATTCGACTGATAGATATAAACGTCTGCCGATGCCGTGACCTCAGATGGCGTCAGACCAAAAACCGGGGCGCTGTCACTGGTATTCGTGAAGATATCAAAATCAAACTCCTGCCCGCTGAAGGTCACCCGGAGAGCGACATCACCATCGGCAGCGAAATCAAACGTCGCACCATTTTTGAAAAACAGATAATATTTGGCATCGAGAAGTGCATCTTCCTGAATGTGAAATTTTGATGTATCTGCCCCTGAAAGAACAAAGTCATTCTGGGTATAGGTCGTATCAGGGTCATCGACATAGAAGATGGCAATATTCTTGTCATCGACGGTAATGTGCGCCGTATCCAGCGCATAGGTGAACGGGTTCCTGTCTTCATCAGGAGCGCGATTGCCCGCTTCCACAATCACCGCAGGGTTATCATCAATGCCCGAAATGCTGATCGCCAGAGTTTCTTCTGTGCTTTCAAGACCCATGCTCGTGGCCTTGACCTTGAATTCAAAGGGGATGACAACCCCGTCACCCAGGGCGTTGACCGCATCATCAACAATGTCAAATTCCCAGTCGCCATCAGCCGGATTAAAATACAGGGCACCGTATGTTTTGCCATTGTGGCTGGCTGTAATTTTGCGGGTGAAACCCTCAAATCCGGTAACATTGGAGACGGTTTCCACACTGGCACTGCCCAGGGTCACCTCGTAGGTGATATCATCGTCATTATCATCATAGTCCCGGGCACCGAAGGATCCGGTCAGGTTATCGAAATCATCCCGCCTTACCGTATCCGCGATGTCATGGGGGGCCAATTCCAGAACAGGCTCATCTTCTGCACCTGTCAGGTGAACAATCAGTCTCTGGGCAGCGGCTTTGCCGCCGCTGTTGGCCGTTACCGTGAAATCAACTGTTGCTTCCTGCCCATGACCCAGTCCCTGGACAGCCGAATTATCGGCTTCAAATTCCCATCTGCCGCCGTGCTCGACAAGCTCCTGAACTTCGATATTGAAGGTTGTGCTGCCTTCAATTTCGGTGGATGAGAATAAATGGTATGCGCTTGATAGTGCTGATGGGCCTCCAGGTAAGATCCCCCTGATGGTATAAAGAAAAACATGCTCATCGCCTGACGGGGCGGTGTATTGCGTCAGGCTTGACGTTCTTACCGCCTCCAGAGACCAGTCTTCACCATTCCTCACTGCCCAGATATGATATGCATCCTGCCCCCCTGTTGCCGGCAGCCCGCTAATCTCATCGATGATGGTTTCTTCGGTGTATATCCGGTTTCCGCCGGTATCCTGCCGCCCGCTATCCCGTAACAGGGTGATGGTGATATTTCCCGTGCCCACGGCACCGGGGCGGGGGCCGTTGTTGTTGTCATTAGGAATACTTGCCCCTTGCGGACCTGCTATTGTCCCCAATTCAACGCTGGAAGTGAAATAATGCCTGCTCGTATTACTGGAATCTGATGGGTTTTCATCCGACTGATAGAGATAAGCGCTGCCCGGGTATGTGACTTCCTTGATTTTCTGCCCATAGGTCGGGGCGACGTTATTTTCCTTGAACCATAGGGTGCCGTATTCGGTGACGACCTTATGGGTGTATTTATCCCGCATTGAGAGCGGATCATCCGCACCGAGGGCAACCGATGCCGCCGTGCCGTCTGCCAGTCTCACATCATAGCTGATGGCTGTGTCGGCATCGGCCAGATCCTGGTCAGTCGCAAGGAACGACCCCGAAAGACCGGGATAGGCTGCAGGATCACTGAAATCATCGTCTGCCGCCGTATCGGCAATATCGACAATGACAAGTTCGCCGGAATTCAGCTCATGGGTCGTGCCGTCAGCAAGACGTGTCGTTCCGGTTAAAAGATATTCGTCGTTAAGGTATAGAACACTGTACAGAAATACATTTTCACCACCCGGTACTGAAGGCAGGCTAGAATGGGGATGCGGCGACTGCAATGACCATGTTGTTCCGTCATAAACCGCCCAAATATAATGTGCGGTAGTCGACTGCGCCGCTTCGGTCAGCCCGGCAATCTCGCCGGTGATGTGAACGGCGCCACTGTCCCTGAGCAGGGTGATGGTGATCTCCCCCGTCCCCACCGCCCCCGGAGGGGGGGCTGGATTACGGTCAACTGGCTGGATGTTCTGGGTATTCGCCGTTACGACTCCCAGATCCACACTGGAGATGAATTTATGCGTAGCTGCTGACGGACTAAGGGATAGGCCGGACTGATACACATGGAAGGTATCGGAAGCCGAGAGTTGAGAGCGAACGGGCAGAATTTCAGGGGTATGATCAGCCATATCGGTCCAGACTGTGAATCGTTCTGTCACCCCGCCGAGGGAGACATCAACGTTGACGTTCTCAGCAGCATCGAAGACTCTGTTCGGTTTGATCCGCAGGGTGAATGTCCCGGCTGTGCTGCCGGCAACAATTTCAAAACGGCTGTCACTGACGCTGAAGTCACCCGCCTCGTAGGAGGCCGTGTCAACGTCAGTGACCGTGATCGTGGCCATGTCAGCAGTCGTATTGATCGGTATTCTTTCCAGCTCGAATGTATTGGGGTTCAAATCGCCGTCCGGGCCCTCCGTCGTCACGGTCAGTACGGGGTCATCCTCAGCACCGGTGAGATTTAATCTCAGAATATAAGTGCTGACCGCGCTCAGGCTGGTGGCCGTCACCGTGAAATCGAGCGAGATAACCTCCCCGGCGTCAAGGGCATCAATCCCCGTGCTACTGGCAAAGCGCCAGATGTCAGCGGTCGAATTGGCCGTGGGAACAAATGAGAACACCCCATAGTCGGTAGTGAAAGTTTTAACACCTTGAGTCACTGTTTGCACATAAGTCACACCCGTTGGTGCATTCAGAGTCACATCATAGGACGGCACACTGCTGCCATGCGATCCGGGATCAGTCGCACTGAAATGTCCGCTCAGAACATCGTGTGCATCTACCCCGCTGCTGTCGGCGACCTCTAATTCGACAACTTTTGTGGCGCTGGCGGTATTGATGATAAACGTCTCGGTAACCCCGCCGACAGTGACATCAACCTCAGCATTGCCGTCATCAGGGTCAAATTCGGAATAGGCCTTAACCCGCAGCTCGAATGACTGGTCCGGGGTGCCGGGAATGATTTCAAAACGGTCATCAGAAAGGGTAAAGCTGCCTTGCGTATAATTCGTATCCGGGTCACTGACCGTGATCGTCGCTACATCTATCGCCTCAAATGAGTTGGCTTCTGTCAGCGTGAAGGTGTTCGGATTGTTGTCGGCATCTGCATCCCCTGCCGTCACACTGGTGCGGGCCGTATCATCGGCACCGGTGATGAGGAATGTCACCGTTCGCGCCGTGGCTTTGCCATTGGCGGTTGCCGTTATCGTGAATTCAATGCTTGCCGATTCTCCATCACCGAGGGCGTTGATCGCATCCGCCTTGGGATGATAGGCCCAGGCCTTACCCAATTCAAAAAGGATATATTCATCATCAATGCGCAGCAGATCATTGTTGGAAGCACCGGCAACGCCTCCCCCATCATTGTGGGTATAGGACAGACTATAGGTGATCGTATCTCCGTCAGCATCCGTTGCGCGGTAATTCCCGGGCGCAACAGGGGAGAAACTGTCAAGGGCAGCGGTATCGACTATCTCAACGATGACATCGGTTGAGGAATAAAAAATGATGTTGCCGTCAGAAACTCTGGCTGTTGAAGACAACTGGTATGTCTCACCGCCATTCTCAGTAAGCGTAAAGAGAAAAACGGCTTCGTCCCCTGAAGGAGTCGACACCTCATTCGATACGGCCTGCAGGGTCCAGACGAAGTCATGCCTGACCGCCCAGATATGCGTGTCTTTGCCATCTCCCGTTGCCGACAGGCCGCTAATCTCATCGGTGATATCAACAGCGCCGCCCCCGGCCTGATCCCTCAGAAGGGTGATGGTGATCTCTTCGCCTGCACCGGGGCGGGGGCCTTCATTGATGTAACGGGCCCCGATATCGCCCAGATCAACGCTGGATCTGAAGAAGTGGTTGGGTGCGTTAAAGTCGAGTTCCGTTTTTGACCGGTAGACAAAAATTTCTTCCAAAGCTGTGAGTTCGGTCGGAAACGGAAGAAATTCAGGTGCGTTGTCCGAAATATCTGTGAAAATGGTGATCGGGACACTCGGGTTGCCGTCACCTGTCAGCGTGATGTTTAGCGAAAGATTATTGGCAGGATCGAAAGTTTTTTCGCCTTTAACCCGCAGGTAAAATATCCCGGCTTCGTGGCCGGCAACAACCTCGAACCGGTTTTGGGGATCGCCGGTGATGGTGAAGTCACTCGCCTGATAGGTCGTGTCAGAGTCTGTGACAATAACCCAGGCGATGACGGTGGCCTCGCTCGGCGTGGGCGATGCATCAAGTTCATAGGTCGTCGGATTTCTGTCAGTGTCGGCAGCGCCCATCGTCAACATGAGTTCAGGCGTATCGGCCGCACCGGTCAAATCGATGCTCAGAGTCTTAATCGCGGTCTTGTTATTGCTATGCGCCGTCACCGTGAAATCAAGTGACGGGGTGTCCCCATTGCCAAGGGCTTCAACCGCGCTATCGTTAACGACAAATTCCCAGGCGCCGCTGGTTGCGTTGATCCACAGATTGCCATAGTCCGTGTCGATTTTATGGGTAAATCTCTCCCGGTGGGTGTTCTCCCCCGCTAACGTCCCGTCCAGTGCCACCGTATAGCTGATCGCGCTGTCCGGGTCCTTGGCACCGAAGAGACCCGAAGGGTTGGCATAGGTGTCATCTGCCGCCGTATCGGTGATACGCACCGTGTAAAGTTCATAGACCCTGCCATCCGGAACTTTGTCAGGCCTTCCATTAGAGAGCGCAAAGGTCCCACCGAATGTATTTGCAGCTGCAAACAGGAAGACGGCTTCATCCGCTTCGGGCACATCGTTGCTGTCGTTATCCCCGATCAGGGACCAAGTGCTGCCATTCCGAATGGCCCA from Parvularculales bacterium includes these protein-coding regions:
- a CDS encoding VCBS domain-containing protein, whose translation is MSGSSKSFVTSYGEFEYHTGTGAWSFAPNSEINALNTGDTVPLVFTVTASSQTKAAVKTLTINLIGTEDRAKLTVTAADADPDQNPNTFYLRSIPMQNEVIIIATFEVEDPDTSSYEVGDFTITGDPQNRFEVVAGDSTGTFVLRIKANQAFIISEGNVEIDVTLNGSGLPAQHFTILTDVEDVGPSFLPDTVTSSPSTHIYETWINRLEGEKHAYMSSVDLARNPTRPGAEGTGEITITLLREGGPIEITGEVSGWQTTTDTIKTNVWAIRNGSTWSLIGDNDSNDVPEADEAVFLFAAANTFGGTFALSNGRPDKVPDGRVYELYTVRITDTAADDTYANPSGLFGAKDPDSAISYTVALDGTLAGENTHRERFTHKIDTDYGNLWINATSGAWEFVVNDSAVEALGNGDTPSLDFTVTAHSNNKTAIKTLSIDLTGAADTPELMLTMGAADTDRNPTTYELDASPTPSEATVIAWVIVTDSDTTYQASDFTITGDPQNRFEVVAGHEAGIFYLRVKGEKTFDPANNLSLNITLTGDGNPSVPITIFTDISDNAPEFLPFPTELTALEEIFVYRSKTELDFNAPNHFFRSSVDLGDIGARYINEGPRPGAGEEITITLLRDQAGGGAVDITDEISGLSATGDGKDTHIWAVRHDFVWTLQAVSNEVSTPSGDEAVFLFTLTENGGETYQLSSTARVSDGNIIFYSSTDVIVEIVDTAALDSFSPVAPGNYRATDADGDTITYSLSYTHNDGGGVAGASNNDLLRIDDEYILFELGKAWAYHPKADAINALGDGESASIEFTITATANGKATARTVTFLITGADDTARTSVTAGDADADNNPNTFTLTEANSFEAIDVATITVSDPDTNYTQGSFTLSDDRFEIIPGTPDQSFELRVKAYSEFDPDDGNAEVDVTVGGVTETFIINTASATKVVELEVADSSGVDAHDVLSGHFSATDPGSHGSSVPSYDVTLNAPTGVTYVQTVTQGVKTFTTDYGVFSFVPTANSTADIWRFASSTGIDALDAGEVISLDFTVTATSLSAVSTYILRLNLTGAEDDPVLTVTTEGPDGDLNPNTFELERIPINTTADMATITVTDVDTASYEAGDFSVSDSRFEIVAGSTAGTFTLRIKPNRVFDAAENVNVDVSLGGVTERFTVWTDMADHTPEILPVRSQLSASDTFHVYQSGLSLSPSAATHKFISSVDLGVVTANTQNIQPVDRNPAPPPGAVGTGEITITLLRDSGAVHITGEIAGLTEAAQSTTAHYIWAVYDGTTWSLQSPHPHSSLPSVPGGENVFLYSVLYLNDEYLLTGTTRLADGTTHELNSGELVIVDIADTAADDDFSDPAAYPGLSGSFLATDQDLADADTAISYDVRLADGTAASVALGADDPLSMRDKYTHKVVTEYGTLWFKENNVAPTYGQKIKEVTYPGSAYLYQSDENPSDSSNTSRHYFTSSVELGTIAGPQGASIPNDNNNGPRPGAVGTGNITITLLRDSGRQDTGGNRIYTEETIIDEISGLPATGGQDAYHIWAVRNGEDWSLEAVRTSSLTQYTAPSGDEHVFLYTIRGILPGGPSALSSAYHLFSSTEIEGSTTFNIEVQELVEHGGRWEFEADNSAVQGLGHGQEATVDFTVTANSGGKAAAQRLIVHLTGAEDEPVLELAPHDIADTVRRDDFDNLTGSFGARDYDDNDDDITYEVTLGSASVETVSNVTGFEGFTRKITASHNGKTYGALYFNPADGDWEFDIVDDAVNALGDGVVIPFEFKVKATSMGLESTEETLAISISGIDDNPAVIVEAGNRAPDEDRNPFTYALDTAHITVDDKNIAIFYVDDPDTTYTQNDFVLSGADTSKFHIQEDALLDAKYYLFFKNGATFDFAADGDVALRVTFSGQEFDFDIFTNTSDSAPVFGLTPSEVTASADVYIYQSNMTKSPGSPTHRFISNVDLSTLAGQGPQSEGNRPGVVGTGEITFTLLRDESAGGAVHFSGEINGLPANGNEDSYDIWAYKQPQGEWKLLAGDPENISIAFTPGTKTFLYTVRQTGGSNDPNFELLNTTRAQDGKTFEQNPDNTYRTGSFSFTSKEIVLKEDFDTSANDDFPNPTGSFTATDSDNNDTDITYTVTLENGTATQEAVLPDDADTVRRGRFTDKITTDYGVLWFHRGDGAASGHGDWEFIVNDDAVNRLDAGDFISLDFSVAAASGGGVIRQVLKFNFTGADDNPVMTLDPVFINDTLVDDDFNDPPPSGNFGATDPEGDAVSYSVSYSSSPAVRPAGSDPTALKAIYSHKIATAYGTLWLNDGSTLSDPDYYGEWIFDANEDLVNALDAGERILLEFTVVARSGLNTTTQTLNLIITGTNDLALLAVEPDGGTEVIKTTEEDNTSKTISGVVGFSDADDTNATIAIKAGHSHGADPATPANSGLPSITTGAANIVSGHYGFFTIARNDTSGELDWTYKLANAGVEQAGVTGLAAMKGRVQALAGGEQVVEKLTIYAGSNPSPVTVDVNITGVDDALVLFVGRSQHSSGVFFITEDQTAPVQNLVRFSDVDQATADIVFNVGHSHGTDPNTLLRDDPGMVSVTASSPPVIVGQYGVFTFTRNDDTGRVDWTYQLAHANAVLQGVDPADAAAMAARVQSMRDGRTVAERLTIYVGDDESMDPSIVEVAIRGVNDLPELATTTENSTGAIEEDNTTKVVQGGIPFNDVDEDNSNEDIVFNIGHSHGANPATLAANDTSLVATTSDNRTPADIAGHYGIFSFSRDDSTSELSWTYKLANAGTSSADGFTDAMKAQVQALARGQQVVEKLTIYADDEHAGGTTARTVTVTITGVNDLPELNGTTTVAKRLTEDVDGSRGGVFSFGDVDNPAADVVFKTGLSHGTDPATLMSDDSTLASTTPTLTTPADIVGEYGVVSFTRNDGSLMLNWTYHLANADATQAGITDAMKARVQALTGGQQVSEKLTVYASDAYGINDIPVTALVTVTGADDLRVLTTAAGHDTGAITEDDSSTEVNGQIGFDDPDDANTGVVFKIGHSHGTAPATLTANAAGLSTATTTGTTTPADVIGHYGIFTFTRDDASGTLTWNYHLANAGTSSADGFTDAMKARVQGLAGSQQVADKLTIYATDQLGALPHPATVTVTVTGADDVAVVSSTQVASAVIETTSTAETDIATISVSDVDTTYQASDFSVDDIRFDVVAGSSSNEFVLKLLEAKSFDFETETNPFTVTVAASTGALHSTNFSQDFTITITDIDDTDPVVTRTASTHTLAETNSTTATDIATITVTDPDTTYAANVFTVSDNRFGVVASGTDNVFTFKLLGGKSFDYETETNPFTVTVAASTGALHSTNFSQDFTITITDIDDTAASVSHTPDRISLAETTSTAETDLGTITVTDPDTTYAVGDFTVTGDDRFEFVAADGVRNVFKLRVKAGQSFDYDPPANETEFTVTVAASATGGLQSTNYSQDFTIAITDINDATHTLSASQSTYYLEQTDESDEIEMAILTISDTNAVYRASDITISGDPQMRFGIEAVQGEENKFTLNVLERQAFFPDGDDRFTDLPLTIGVGGVEKAFTVKITEYRPQLGLDLYVGVNENEPLVLSWIQIEGIDDDTADANLVYTVSEIDAVRFERNVDPAANSGAGRWVNIDLPAFGPREITFTEAEINQGRISLVTDVEGSFKITLSDGVSTTGMKYADGVTTIVPKHVQVLIRDPYDLPPSVENLDDVNTNAENGASGSGGVQGAQGAQGTQGNAYVGEERPWRVETGFGDTVIMPGPGDDEIAAGIGDDVIDLSMGGTDEVTYSYAVADANNYISWDGGDLVTGFTPGRDSILFSNRSGSPSAAPDALRAEFLSKLGTSYLALLGIEHNGEASNSSLADYDVVQVYVAFPVGVTLPSGRYTGGGIKVEFIDPIPWTEFKPEWLAGDAVDESTLLFKGNADGQAALQKLINLKVEADTSPRIWLGSEGDDTITVTDGSGGWVIHAKGGDDEVRFGDGADEFVYVFSHIRDISNPDADVVRFNDGSDTIRNFTLGEDRLCFVDDHVDPANTVTTEANVAHLLRHLREPSSGAELTYDGSAYTGITFDLVDETLTVEFSSGLDADALKARFGGDTGSLTDYLLGQALVGGIPTGAGQVALNVWGIGFIDELFAGDGDFEGLEVSGTLPDELL